Within Scyliorhinus torazame isolate Kashiwa2021f chromosome 9, sScyTor2.1, whole genome shotgun sequence, the genomic segment CCAACCGTTAAATGGCTGTGCCGGGACACTCCCACAAAAAGCCATTCACTGCCATCTAGAGCTGGAATCAGTACTTAGGTGATGGCAGCAGATTTACAGCATTGTCTGCCAGCTGCATGCACCACTTGGTGAGGTAGTTGGATGGCATCCATCAGTAAACCGCCAATCAGTGCTGAAAAGGTGGCAGTCAAGTATGGTTGACTCATGGCACCATTAGCCAAGCATCTCATTGAAAGAATGCTTGCTTTCCTTCTTGTGGTACTGGGTGCAAACACAATCTTCATCACTTGAGGTATGTTCGGGAGTTTATATTCCAGTTTCTGCTGTAAACATCTATCTAGGAAACCCAGGGTGCAAATTCAAACAATCAGGGCTTATAAACGGAGATCGGTCTTACCTTTGTACACTGCACAGTAAAGTTGGAGTGAAACGGAGTGCAACTGAGCAAGCtgagtgttacgatcccagttggtgtaTAACTGGATGCGAAGATCACAGAATGGAACCCTCGCTCAAAAGACCGTAAGTTATACCGCTTTTTTAATAAAACGTGGAAGGACAGAGTTACAGGACCTCTGataagttttaacaacaagaaaaaataaTTTTGTTAAACACAAAAAGacagattattatacaatactcattTCCTCCTCTCTTATTTTAACAAATACGTGTgtggattttaagattaacacagattacaaagtatatTTTAAACTACAATGGTCCCATTACCACACAAAGTcccctttaagcacacaagatgactgtggtaagacacactctgctctgaacctaagtgaatgtctgtggatttctcttcaaaatccCTCTAGATGATTCGTATATCATGAGTTACCTTGTCTCATTGAACCCTGGCTTCCACACGAGTGActtcaaattccactttcaaaagtcacactttcaaatcttcattTAAATCACACTTTCTCTCTGCTGCTTCCATCAATGTTTCGCTTCAGGTTTACTTTGTCTTAAAGGCTTTGCACAAACTTCAAGATCCAGCCACCGATTGTCCCAATTATTTCAAATATGTCTCCCGAACTGTAACAATTTCTCACAAACTATAGCACTACCGCAGATGAATTTCTGGCCTCTCATGATCCAATGCCTgttcaactctctgtgactttactgaaatGTGATCTGTTCTGGTTCCCATTTTCCTCTGTTCCGCAaacttcagacttcttggaaacctctCTTCATTTCTCCATTTTacctaactagctggactttaggggcgtcattctccgccggcgggagtctccgttctgccggcgctcgtgggtttcccgacggcgtggggctgccccacaatgggaaaccccattgaccggccggtgttacggagactcccgccggccggtcggcgcagaaatgtggcggggcgggtaggagaatttcgcccctggtttctggAATTTGTTTTCTTATCCATTACTCCATAATATGTTTTTTTCTtctgcaaagctgagagagatgttccctctttagccttctaaaaccaactgcttccagcagagcCATGAGAGCTGCCTTGTCTCTCACTACCTATCCCCAAATGTAGTCAAATTAGCTAATCTAAAACTTACAAGCTTCTTCACCCTAAAAGTCCCCAGTTGCTAAGcatccactgctggtttatttactcttcacatcgtagccctctctaagcacaatggaaTCGCAATTTGAAATTGAAACCAACGCCCATACATACAAAGACTTTTGTCCAGCATTGATCCAACTATAGGATTTACTCTTCCATATACAGAAACACTGaagtaaacacacttaaaactatgggcgtcattctccgccggagggagtctccgttttgccggcgcccgggggtttcccgacggcatggggctgccccacaatgggaaaccccattgaccggccggtgtaacggagcatcctgccggcgggtcggggcagaaatgtggcggggcgggatggagaatttcgctctatatcttatttctaatgtttatcaatacaaatataaatcccttaaaactgctttgttttcctaacactgaGTGCAGACTTGGAGTTCGGTGAGTGGAGGAGTTaagtgaagtggggggaggggaaagaaagTGTTTGTTTCTGTTTCTATGTTTCTCACCTTGTTCTAATGATACTGCAGGAACAGGAGTCAGCTGTTTGGGTGAGTAGCTGGTAAGttggtaaattctattctatttctCAGGTTTAAAATACTGCACAAATTGGTGatgaatttaataaaatatatatatttaaaacatGATGAATAGTAGAAtaatataattaagtaattattcaAAACAGGACCGGTGATGTGCCAAGACTGCAGCATATGGAAGTTCCTGGATAACTATAAGACCATgatacataagagcagaattaggccattcagcccatcgagtctgctctgtcattcaatcatggctgatatgttcctcatccccattctcctgccttctccgcataacccatcaaccccttattcatcaagaacctatctatctctgtcttaaagtaaattagtgacttggcctccacagctttctgtggcaatgaattccacagattcaccaccctctgactgaagaaattccccctcatctctgtttttaaaaatcctCCCTTCAGCCTGACGCTGTGTCCTCAGCTTCCAGTTTCTCCttcaggtggaaacatcctctccacattcactctatccaggcctctcagtgttctgtaaatttcaatgagatccaccctcatccttctaaactctatcaggcacagacccatagtcctcaaccactcctcatatgaaaaggccttcattccggggatcattcttgtgaacctcctctggaccatctaCAAGGCCAACACAttctttcttagatacggggcccagaactgctcacaatattccagaggggctctgaccagagccttatacagcttcaaaagtacatccttactcttgtattctaataataataataatctttattattgtcacaagaaggcttaaattaacactgcaatgaagttacagtgaaaagcccccagtggccacattctggcagcctgttcgggtacacagggagaattcagaatgtccaattcacctaacaagcacgtccttcaggacttgtgggaggaaaccgaagcacccggaggaaatccacgtgacacggggagaacgtgcagactcagcacagacagtgacccaagcgggaatcgaacctcagatgctgccgctgtgaagcaacagtgctatccactgtgctaccgtgacacaattctggtcgccgtactaccagaaggatgtggaagctttgaagagggtgcagaggaggttttccaggatgttgcctcatcTGGAGGGTGTAAGCTATGtgcagaggctgaatagactccgactgtttttattagaatgacggagggtgaggtctacaagattatgagaggcatggatagagtggatgggcaggcactctttcccagagtggaggggtcagtcactaggggacgtaggtttaaggtctgtggggcaaagtgtagaggagatgtgcgaggcaggttttttacacagagggtggtgagtgcctggaatttggtcagggggaggttgtggaagcagatacattaacagcgttcaaaaggcatctaatTAACTTGCACtgtcaccttctcctttaacttggaaTTTCTAATTCTCGATACTACTGAACTctcccccccactatttagtttaattccagccctagttatgcgattcgcccggactctggtcccagcttgattcaggtgaagaccgacCCATTGTGATCCAAGACAAACATGTCTGCAGTAAGTTTTTGCGGATTGAGGAGATTCAGCTCaaagtcattgagctggaggctgagctgcagacactgtgaCATAGCAGGGAGGTGGAAAATTACCTGGGCACATTTACCAAGAGGCAGTCACACCTCTTAGGATAGATTCTTCTAATTTGGTCAGTGGACAGGGACAGGAGAGCATGACTGCAATCCAGGCTGGTAAGGGGACCCAGAGGGCAGAAATGCAGGAGTGTCAGCCATTGCAATATTCCAATAGGTTTGAGGTTGTCTCAATTTGTTTGGATGGGAGTAGGGGCTGTAGCAGAGGAGCAAACTGAGCATGGCACCCTGTTACAGGAAGTCATTCAAGTGAAGGGAGCAAAAAGGAATGTAGTAGTAGTAGGAGACAGTATAGGGAGGAAGAtagccctgttttgtgcactgaggagctccgctcgccggatctCCTCAGTGTAGAGAGATGGCGTCCCGGTTTCTGGCGTTCCTGGGTGATCGGGCTCtgggcacccctgatgccacctggcaaagccaacctggcatcctgacagtattatctgagcaccctggcagtgccacctgggtgcaaccctggcagtgccaggctggctgggacactgccatggtgccaaaatggcagtgccaaggttcccaggtagcATCTTGCCAATGGTGAGGTGAGATACAGGGGGGCTCGTGACCCTGTaattggtgagttggggcattgggagggaactggaggctgCCCAGGGGGGtctagagatcagggtgccatttttaaatggcgccccaatctctcctTCACCAGCGAGCGGAGCTCGTAAGTGCAGGACATgagactaagtgtggccttggtggggcTTTCCTTGCcggggcccagaaatgaagcagagtcctattTAATAGCGAGGCCAGTCTCAGCGCTGCCAGCTCCCGGAAATACCAGTCTAAACGCACTCGACAtgagactctgtttcatttccgttaaatcactcTTCtgtctttttattcttcctgccaaagtgagcaacttcacactttcccattgtactccatctgccagacttttgcccactcactcttctagttcactcatgtcctttgagAATGCAAATCGGACATTTTTCGACCTGGCCCATATATAACTCCAGACCCCTGCATTGTAGTTGTCTCTTAACTGCAGAAACACTGTGACCTCCTGAATATGGACTGCaatggctcaccaccaccgtctcaagggcaaaTAGAGACGATAAATAAATGCTGCTCTTGCCAATGACACCCAAAACCCATTAATGGGTAAAAAAAATGATTTATCATTTTGTGCTATTTAATATTGAGATGAATTTGAATATACTGTATTCTTGACCATGGAATGTGATAGCAATGTGTTGTCTTTAACTTTGTCCTTTACCGATGTTTCCTGTGGCTAGTCATAAAAATAATGAGTGAGGTGACTCACTCATAATAACACCCAAAGATGCTCTTGACACAATATGAATCAGCTACTTTATTTAAAAGGTGGTATTCTTTATTGTTGATCCAGTTGAATTGCAGGCATGCAGGTTTGTTCATTTGCTATTTTGCTTGTTGTGAATGACTCTTGGCATAGATTGCCCGAGAAATAGCCAAGCCTTATTAGTTATATCAGAGGCCGGTTGGAACCAATGCATGGAGATGAATGGAGTCCATTACACAAGTAGTGTACACTATATATCTATCATTTATCCAATCTGAAAATGCCTGATGGGTGCATTGGTGATTAAGCAAAGGTACAAAAATGAAATTTGTATGCACATTTATCATACTGCTGGGTAACCAACTTGAACCATCAAGTTAATAGGTTTGCATGAGACTTAATAAATGTCCCTTATATAGCCTTTATCAACTATATTTTCAGATAAATATAATTTTGTTTGTTTGGAGAGCACGATACTCCATTCTTCTTACTTAATTCCGGGCACAGACACGTGACTTTGAAACACCACTTAACTTATTTGTGATTGGATTGTAAAGTAAATTACAGTTTCTGCATTTAAATAAATGTTTGGCCATCTTAATAGATGCTGCTGTTACGGATAACGCGTTTGTCCCACCCTCACTGGTGTCATAAAGCTGCAGCATGAAACATGTCACAGTAGCGATAATAAGAATGGCCTCTTGCATAGCTCTTATTCAGCAAGCGGCTTAATTTCCCGTTTGTGTCCTGACATTTCCATCTTCTGTTTTGTGTAGAGTTAGGAATAAAACTATTGTCTGCCAGCTCCAGGAGGTTATTTGTGGCTGAGGTATGCCATTAATTTAAAACTTAATTTAGAAGTTTTATTTCGGGCTGGTGAGAAGCTTGAAAACCACTTAAAGTGTCAGCATTGCTCAGTTGCTATTACTCTCACCTCGAACTCAGTGGATTGTGAGTTCAAGCCCTACCCCAGGATGTTTGGCACATAATTGTGGCTGACATATTAGTGCAGTACTGCATGTGTACTGCATTGTTAGGGGTACTACTTGCTTTATAAAATACTAAATTGAGATTCTAACTTAAATAATCTCTTGCGCTAGTCAACAAAGATCTAAAAGTTCTCCTGCTGTTGTGGGTACTGTTCCATCGATCAGCACCAGGAAAAAACAAGTTAACTGGTCATTCATTATATTTGCTGTTTGCTGCTTGTCAATTGTTAGTGGTGCACATTTATCTTTTCAATACTTTGAATAATCCTGATTAACATTAAattaaaaggcagcacggtagcacagtggttagcactgtcacttcattgcaccagggtcccaggttcgattcacgacttgggtcactgtctgtgtggagtctgcatgttctccccgtgtcaatgtgggtttcctccgggtgctccggtttcctcccacaagtcccgaaagacgtgctgttaggtgatttctccctctgtgtacccgaacaggcaccggaaggtGGGGACTAGTGccttttcacagtgactttattgcagtggtaatgtaagcctgcttgtgacaataaagattattattgttattatgtgCAATTCAACCCGAATTTCAAACCAACTCATTCAAAGCTGAAGAACAGTAAATGCCTAATGTATCCCATGTGTGGGAGACATTATAATGGCTGAATTTACAAATTCAGATTACTGACTGGGAGAATTGTCTGATACAAGGTGCATATGTGAAGGAAGCAAAGCAGCATGCCATTGATTTCTTAATACACATATCCAGCTTGCAAGGCTCCCAAGTGGCAGCATACGCTCATTAATATTATATTAATATGTGTTTATGAGGTCATGACACAAAAATGGAATAAATGCAATACTTTGGTGTTCGTCTTAGTACATCATCGGCGTAAAAAATGAAAACCTATTCCTACTTCAATTTTTAATAACATTTTAATTGAAACAGACGCTGGGGCAGGAACTATAATAGATGGCGCTCTATTTCACACTGCCTTGATCATTCTTTATGACTGACTGAGATGGAAGCTATCCATTGCGCTCTGGAttttgagatttaaaaaaatatatataggcTGGTGTAAAATAACTTTAAAAACAAGCATTTGTGCAACTTGTAGGCATTTTATTACCTTCAAAGTGAATCATACATTCTTACTTacaaaatacatagacatagaagtTACAACAGTTCTACAAAGGAAAGGGAACAGGCGTGTATCATTTTTTAACATGTGTTCACAAAGACAGCTGTTTAAGATATTTTCAGTTCTATTAGGCTTTTCCTTTTTTTCTGAGTTGGTCTTCAAAGAAGTCATTGCAGGCAACAGTCAGAGCAGCAACCAAAATAACAAATTCATTGAAATCCACCTCATTGTCTTTATTGGAATCAAGATCTCTCATGATATTGTCCACTAGAGATGGATCCTTCTGAGCCTGGAGAAGGAATGAAAGATAATTAGACACATTTAACTTAATAAATAGTACAACTCATTGAAGACAATCAATGTTAACCATACAGCAATCATTTAGGTACCACTATCCCACACAGCACATTTTTgaccatttttaaaaaaggaaaaaaaaatgagTACAATAGCATGGAAAAAAATGAATATTTGGTCACAATATTTCTGTTGGAGTTGGGTAGGCTGTCCCACCCTTGTCCCAAAATACACCCAGGTAGGAAAATGCTTGATTAAATCTTTATCCAGCACTTATTACAGAATGGCAGATAAGACCTATATAAAAATTACAATAGGTGCCATATCATTATGGGTTAGCAAGTTCTGAATAAATACTTGTTTCGGTGTGAAGAACCTGCTGTTCACTGAAATATTTCATCAAGTATTTCCTAAAGGCTTTTAGGCATATTAGTTATATGCTTTTGCTGACAATCAGTATTTTCCTTTTGAAATCTGATTGTCTCTGCTTTCACCTTGCTGGTGGGCAGAGAACTCCAGCATTGTTGCTGAAATTGCCCAATTGGTAGAAACAAGCGGCAGGATTTTTACTTTAGGTTGGGACAGATGGGAATCACAACCCCACACTATGTTGTAAACAGTTAACCAGCAGGCATTTTGGGCCTCCTCTCTCCAATTTACATTTAAAAGTGTCTTCAGCAGATTGGTCACCATATTGGAGCCAGAGCCCCTCCACAGAACTGTCTGAGACTACAGCTGTGACCAGGCAGGTGAGGAAGGCCCCAAAGCCTGCCAAGAGCTGCTGGACTCTGCTCTACTAAATAGGAGGCTGCCACCACAAAGCTGGCCTGATCCCCACTGCTACTGGGGTCCCAAAGTTGACCTCTGGCAATAGACCTTAATTAGGCCTTTGAAGTGCCCTATTTGGTTATCTGTCACATGCAGATGGGCATCCCTAACATTTCCTCACCCCCAACTGTCTAGTAAAGTAGCCCGGGGTCAGGATAGTGTCAGCAAACCAACATACAAGCCAAGGAGTGAATTTTGATACTGCCTGCctccgcactctccccccccccccccacacacacacaccctgccccccTGCCCCATCAGGGCCTTAATATCCTGCCAAATAAATTTAGAAGCAATATTGAGAATTAGGAGTAGAGAGCAGGATTTGAAAAATGTTAAATTTTACTTTGCTTAAACAACTGCCCTGAGATCGATAATATACAATTTTACTGTACTCTGAAATATAACTGAGATAGTTGGTCTGTTTTGGAGAAGATTCAATTGTCAACAAGATCTGGTAACTTTAAAAGCAGTTTTCAGTTTGCTCATCGAATCAAAGAACCATGGAATAGTTACAACACAGAAGGTCCATCATGTCCATGTTGATTCTCTGCAGAAGGAACTCAGCTAGCTTCATTCCTGTGTtgtttccctgtagccctgcaaatctTTCTCTTCAGTTTCTTATTCATTTCTCTTTTGAGTGAatctgtctgcaccacactctcaggccatgAATATCACATTCTGCGtagaaatgtttttcctcatgtcacctttgcTGCTTTTGCCAATCACTTAAATTGGTTACCTCTGGtgcttccaccaatgggaatagaTTGCCCCTATCTATTCTAGATCCTcagaattttgaacatctctatcaaatctcctctcaaccttttcttctccaaggagaacaaccccagcttctccaatctatccatgtctCGGAAGTCCCTCATTCATTGAACCATTCCCATAAATCCTTTCCAAACTGTCACCAAAACCTTtagatccttcctgaagtgtggtgacaaAATACCTCAGGTGAGGCAAAATTGGTGTTTTGCAATAATTTATtattccttgcttttgtattctgtgCCTGCATTTATAAAGCCAGGATCCTGTATGTTATTTTAACCACTTGCTGAATCTTCAGTGATTCATGCGCATAGATGCCGAGGTCATTATGTTCCTGCACCCCCTTTGGAATCACATCTTTCATTTTATGCTGCCTTTTCATATTCTTCCtgccacacttctctgcattaaatttaatctgtcatatgcccactcactcttgAAGTTTATCACTATCTTCCTCACAGTTCGCAATAATTCCaggttttgtgtcatttgcaaattttgaaattacaGCTTGCA encodes:
- the s100z gene encoding protein S100-Z; the protein is MPSQLEGAMDSLIHIFHNYSGKEGDKYKLNKGELRELLQSELGNFLAAQKDPSLVDNIMRDLDSNKDNEVDFNEFVILVAALTVACNDFFEDQLRKKGKA